In Rhodothermales bacterium, a genomic segment contains:
- the fusA gene encoding elongation factor G translates to MADNKKTALKDTRNIGIMAHIDAGKTTTTERILYYTGRLHRMGEVHEGGATMDWMEQEKERGITITSAATTCFWNDHRINIIDTPGHVDFTIEVERSLRVLDGAIALFCAVGGVEPQSETVWRQADKYRVPRIAFINKMDRTGADFYNAIGMMKDRLKANPVPVQIPIGAGDMFRGVIDLVSGKAIVWHDEALGATWDEIEIPDDLKKDARHWRIHLLESIAEHNDELLMKYLEGEEITPEEVRATVRKAAIGMSITPVFCGTAFKNKGVQRLLDGVIDYLPSPVDVPAVEGIHPHTDEQISRTADPNGPFSSIAFKIMTDPYVGKLTFFRVYSGTLQKGAAVFNASNGKKERVGRILFMHANTREDVDVVSAGDIAAAVGLKDVRTGDTLCEIDNPILLEQMNFPEPVIRIAIEPKTKADSDKLGTGLQKLAEEDPTFKVAVDHETGQTIIAGMGELHLEIIVDRLRREFKVEANVGKPQVAYREAIQTTVDERYTHKKQSGGRGQFAEIQMEIGPNESGVGMEFENAVVGGNIPREFIPAIEKGIRSALLQGPLAGYPIEGIKARLYDGKFHAVDSDQMSFEIAGRMGFREAARKAKPVLKEPIMEVEVVTPDEYMGDVIGDLNSRRGRIESLGQRNDAQVIRALVPLSEMFGYSTDMRSITQGRAIYSMQFHSYEPVPKSVADEIVAASTGVAA, encoded by the coding sequence CAATAAAAAGACTGCCCTCAAAGACACGCGCAATATTGGCATCATGGCCCATATTGATGCGGGGAAGACGACCACGACCGAGCGCATTCTGTATTACACGGGGCGCCTCCATCGCATGGGTGAAGTCCATGAGGGCGGTGCAACCATGGACTGGATGGAGCAGGAGAAGGAGCGTGGCATCACGATCACGAGTGCGGCGACCACGTGCTTCTGGAATGACCATCGTATCAACATCATCGATACGCCGGGGCACGTCGACTTCACCATTGAGGTAGAGCGATCCCTGCGTGTGCTCGATGGCGCGATCGCGCTGTTCTGCGCCGTGGGTGGCGTGGAGCCGCAGTCGGAAACGGTATGGCGGCAGGCCGACAAATACCGTGTGCCGCGTATTGCCTTTATCAATAAGATGGACCGCACGGGCGCCGACTTCTACAATGCCATCGGCATGATGAAGGATCGCCTGAAAGCCAATCCGGTCCCGGTGCAGATTCCAATCGGCGCGGGCGACATGTTCCGTGGTGTGATCGACCTGGTCAGCGGCAAGGCGATCGTGTGGCACGACGAAGCCCTTGGCGCAACCTGGGATGAGATTGAGATCCCGGACGACCTCAAGAAAGATGCCCGCCACTGGCGCATCCACCTTCTCGAGTCGATCGCCGAGCATAACGACGAGTTGCTCATGAAATACCTCGAAGGCGAAGAGATCACGCCCGAGGAAGTACGCGCTACGGTCCGCAAGGCGGCCATCGGCATGAGCATCACGCCGGTTTTCTGCGGTACGGCGTTCAAGAACAAGGGCGTGCAGCGCTTACTGGATGGGGTGATCGACTATCTCCCCAGCCCGGTCGACGTCCCTGCCGTGGAGGGCATCCATCCCCATACCGATGAGCAAATCTCGCGTACGGCCGACCCGAATGGACCCTTCAGTAGCATCGCGTTTAAGATCATGACGGACCCTTACGTCGGTAAGCTGACGTTTTTCCGGGTCTATAGCGGTACGCTACAAAAAGGCGCTGCCGTGTTTAATGCATCGAACGGGAAGAAGGAGCGCGTGGGCCGCATCCTGTTTATGCATGCCAATACCCGCGAGGATGTGGACGTGGTGAGCGCCGGCGACATCGCCGCCGCCGTCGGATTAAAAGATGTACGCACGGGCGATACGCTGTGCGAGATCGACAACCCGATCCTCCTCGAGCAGATGAACTTCCCCGAGCCGGTCATCCGGATCGCCATCGAGCCGAAGACCAAGGCCGATAGCGACAAGCTGGGTACCGGCTTGCAAAAGCTCGCCGAAGAAGATCCGACGTTCAAGGTGGCGGTCGATCACGAGACGGGCCAGACCATCATCGCCGGCATGGGCGAATTGCACCTGGAGATCATCGTTGATCGTCTCCGCCGCGAGTTCAAGGTCGAAGCCAACGTCGGCAAGCCGCAGGTGGCCTACCGCGAAGCCATCCAGACGACGGTGGACGAACGCTATACGCACAAGAAGCAGTCGGGCGGCCGCGGCCAGTTCGCCGAAATCCAAATGGAAATCGGGCCCAACGAATCCGGTGTGGGCATGGAATTCGAGAATGCCGTTGTAGGCGGTAACATCCCGCGCGAGTTTATCCCCGCCATTGAAAAGGGAATCCGCAGCGCGTTGCTTCAGGGCCCGTTGGCTGGTTACCCGATCGAAGGCATCAAGGCGCGTCTGTACGACGGCAAGTTCCACGCGGTGGACTCGGACCAGATGTCCTTCGAAATCGCCGGACGAATGGGCTTCCGCGAGGCGGCGCGAAAGGCAAAGCCGGTTCTGAAGGAGCCGATCATGGAGGTCGAGGTCGTTACGCCCGATGAGTACATGGGCGACGTGATTGGCGACCTCAACAGCCGCCGTGGCCGCATCGAAAGCCTCGGACAGCGTAACGACGCTCAGGTGATTCGTGCGCTCGTGCCGCTCTCCGAAATGTTCGGCTACTCCACGGACATGCGCTCCATCACCCAGGGGCGAGCCATTTATAGCATGCAGTTTCATAGCTACGAGCCGGTGCCGAAGAGCGTCGCCGACGAGATTGTGGCGGCATCGACCGGTGTTGCGGCCTGA
- a CDS encoding GTP-binding protein — MAKETFLRNKPHVNVGTIGHVDHGKTTLTAAITKVLADRVGGGIVVRSF, encoded by the coding sequence ATGGCGAAAGAGACGTTTCTACGCAACAAGCCTCACGTGAACGTGGGTACGATCGGACACGTGGATCACGGGAAGACGACGTTGACGGCGGCGATCACGAAGGTGCTGGCCGATCGTGTAGGCGGCGGCATCGTGGTACGCTCGTTT